In Mucilaginibacter celer, one DNA window encodes the following:
- a CDS encoding mechanosensitive ion channel family protein, with the protein MKIEKFYDQVYVWIIKYGPGFLIGLLVLFIGLWLINLLLKWWQGHMLKKEIDPTIKPFLQSLVGVTLRVLLILGVVQIMGVPITLFTALVGAFGVAAGLALSGTLQNFASGVLILLLKPFVIGDNIIAQGLEGTVTSIQIFYTTVKTFDNRIVIVPNSKLSNEVIINISREGTRRLDIELKFTNNIDFNEVKSVINASIDKSKNILETPERRIGIAGIDPDGYRVGVNVWVHAHGFQDTKLAVQENILQDIKASGIKIPGL; encoded by the coding sequence ATGAAGATAGAAAAGTTTTATGACCAGGTGTACGTTTGGATAATTAAATACGGCCCCGGATTTTTAATAGGTTTACTGGTTTTATTTATAGGGCTTTGGTTAATTAACCTGCTACTGAAGTGGTGGCAGGGGCATATGCTTAAGAAGGAAATTGATCCCACCATCAAACCCTTTTTGCAAAGCCTGGTAGGTGTAACCTTGCGGGTTTTGCTTATACTGGGTGTGGTGCAAATTATGGGAGTGCCTATCACCTTATTTACTGCATTGGTTGGCGCGTTTGGCGTAGCCGCCGGTTTGGCGCTTTCGGGTACTTTGCAAAATTTTGCCAGCGGTGTGCTTATTTTGTTGCTTAAACCTTTTGTTATAGGTGATAACATTATAGCACAAGGATTGGAGGGTACGGTTACATCTATCCAGATTTTTTATACCACGGTTAAAACTTTTGATAACCGGATTGTGATTGTGCCCAACAGTAAGCTATCCAACGAAGTTATTATCAATATCAGCAGGGAGGGTACGCGCCGGTTGGATATTGAGCTGAAATTTACTAACAATATTGATTTTAACGAGGTTAAATCGGTTATCAATGCATCAATCGACAAATCAAAAAATATTCTCGAAACGCCCGAAAGGAGGATTGGCATTGCCGGGATCGATCCGGACGGATACCGGGTTGGGGTAAATGTTTGGGTACACGCGCATGGTTTCCAGGACACCAAACTGGCTGTGCAGGAAAATATTTTGCAGGATATAAAAGCATCGGGGATAAAAATTCCGGGATTATAA